The following proteins are encoded in a genomic region of Sorangiineae bacterium MSr12523:
- a CDS encoding HEAT repeat domain-containing protein, with the protein MKKTRTPDAIEREKRLDEAIAQSADGLFELLLESISDVDSEVRETAAYGLGELADARGIPLLIELVERDVDEKVVLHALVSMESFRDSRIHQCLLREAVRIRATRSPRQHVARQLRWYDSQESVDALRALLTQDDALVSQLAEESLIVLRPAERELWERIVAGGKS; encoded by the coding sequence ATGAAGAAGACTCGTACCCCCGATGCAATAGAACGCGAGAAGAGGTTGGACGAAGCCATCGCTCAGTCGGCGGATGGGCTGTTCGAACTTCTGTTGGAATCCATTTCGGATGTAGATTCTGAGGTGCGTGAGACCGCAGCATACGGGCTCGGTGAGTTAGCCGACGCACGAGGCATTCCTCTCTTGATCGAGTTGGTCGAACGTGATGTCGACGAAAAGGTCGTCTTGCACGCGCTCGTATCGATGGAGTCATTCCGGGACTCACGTATTCACCAATGCCTCCTTCGAGAGGCCGTGCGTATACGGGCTACGCGCTCGCCGCGTCAACATGTAGCACGACAGCTGCGCTGGTATGATTCCCAAGAATCCGTGGATGCATTGCGTGCTCTGCTCACGCAAGACGACGCCTTGGTGAGTCAGTTGGCCGAAGAGTCCTTAATCGTCCTACGACCGGCCGAACGCGAATTGTGGGAGAGGATTGTGGCCGGGGGAAAATCTTGA